In Bifidobacterium sp. ESL0775, the following are encoded in one genomic region:
- a CDS encoding zinc-binding dehydrogenase, with protein MKSWMFYGTNKPLKLEDVPEPHAADDGVVIDVKAAGLCHTDVGCMRDPGWMSLCKPVPFALGHENAGVITEVGSSVKGFKVGDRVALCPTTSAGTPGFGFDGGFGPKIAIGAEALVRIPDSIDFVKGAAATDAGMTSYHAVVVQGEVKKGENVGIIGVGGLGQIGARVAHLLGANVYVAEIKESIWPMAKELGAVDVKKSIKDFKDVKFDKIIDFAGFGDTTADSVDVISRDGIVVLVGMGKLESTIDTKSLILNQCTLRGSNGGTKEDIEGVYKLMADGELNPVTTTIPSSEIPEGLQKLEEGDVRGRLVAVYE; from the coding sequence ATGAAGTCATGGATGTTTTATGGGACGAACAAGCCGCTGAAGCTTGAGGATGTGCCGGAGCCGCACGCTGCGGACGATGGGGTGGTCATTGATGTCAAGGCCGCGGGCCTGTGCCATACCGATGTTGGCTGCATGCGCGATCCGGGCTGGATGTCCTTGTGCAAGCCGGTGCCGTTCGCGCTCGGACACGAAAATGCCGGGGTCATCACGGAAGTCGGCAGCTCCGTCAAGGGGTTCAAGGTGGGCGATAGGGTGGCGCTCTGTCCGACGACCTCCGCTGGCACTCCCGGATTCGGATTCGATGGCGGGTTCGGACCGAAGATTGCCATCGGTGCCGAGGCACTGGTGAGGATTCCCGATTCGATTGATTTCGTTAAGGGTGCCGCTGCGACCGATGCGGGCATGACGTCCTATCATGCGGTGGTCGTGCAAGGCGAGGTCAAGAAGGGCGAGAACGTCGGCATCATCGGTGTCGGCGGATTGGGCCAGATCGGCGCACGCGTGGCCCATCTGCTGGGTGCAAATGTTTACGTCGCGGAAATCAAGGAATCCATTTGGCCGATGGCCAAGGAGCTTGGCGCCGTCGATGTGAAGAAGTCCATCAAGGACTTCAAGGATGTGAAGTTCGATAAGATCATCGATTTCGCCGGCTTCGGTGACACCACGGCCGATTCGGTCGATGTCATCAGCCGCGACGGCATCGTGGTGCTTGTCGGCATGGGCAAGCTCGAGAGCACCATCGACACCAAGTCGTTGATCCTCAACCAGTGCACGTTGCGCGGTTCGAATGGCGGCACCAAGGAAGATATCGAGGGCGTCTACAAGCTCATGGCCGATGGCGAGCTCAACCCGGTCACCACCACGATCCCGTCCTCCGAGATTCCGGAAGGTTTGCAGAAGCTCGAGGAAGGCGACGTACGCGGTCGTCTAGTCGCCGTGTACGAGTGA
- a CDS encoding CapA family protein: MRHQTSSAPAGKTAETNVTMNKKNTPKPVVVHHGNSPDCPDDDCIALFVNGDLLFHPHLWQHFQNNPNATDGTAFNFDPLFENMKPYIQASDIAVCEFETPIAQRGGPYAGYPVFNIPPEVVDAAQHVGYNACTHGTNHSWDQGAAGINRLWDELDKAGIQQTGSYKTEADSVKPLVIDSPTGGGKLGLVTGTVSLNGEVPDADWRVDRLRESGDPQHEADIQKAVAKAKAARKQGADVVAMAIHSLQEYLTKADSWQVSEAHELADTGAFDVIYGAGCHCAQPIEKYNNTWIIYGLGNAVTVTTTIPGHEVNNQGVSARIQFAGKRGKPGSWRVNRIDWVPTANERQGEYRWCPIASDHPNGVCWNPTTDAQQEQRIHDIIYSMGADNNVVREWRLTDERK; encoded by the coding sequence ATGCGGCACCAAACCTCCAGCGCGCCAGCCGGCAAAACGGCCGAAACCAATGTCACGATGAACAAGAAAAACACGCCCAAGCCGGTAGTGGTGCATCACGGCAACTCCCCCGACTGCCCGGATGACGATTGCATCGCCTTGTTCGTCAACGGCGACCTGCTCTTCCACCCGCATCTTTGGCAGCATTTCCAGAACAATCCGAACGCGACCGACGGCACCGCCTTCAATTTCGACCCGCTGTTCGAAAACATGAAACCGTATATTCAAGCCTCCGACATCGCCGTGTGCGAGTTTGAGACGCCGATCGCCCAGCGCGGCGGCCCCTACGCCGGGTACCCGGTTTTCAACATCCCGCCGGAGGTCGTCGACGCCGCCCAGCATGTCGGCTACAACGCCTGCACCCATGGAACGAACCATTCCTGGGATCAGGGTGCGGCCGGCATCAACCGGCTCTGGGACGAGCTCGACAAGGCCGGCATCCAGCAGACCGGCTCGTACAAAACCGAAGCGGACTCCGTCAAACCGCTCGTCATCGACTCCCCGACCGGCGGCGGCAAGCTGGGGCTTGTCACCGGCACCGTCTCGCTCAACGGCGAGGTGCCCGACGCAGATTGGCGCGTCGACCGGCTACGCGAATCCGGCGACCCGCAGCACGAAGCCGACATCCAGAAAGCGGTGGCGAAGGCCAAGGCGGCACGCAAGCAGGGCGCGGACGTGGTGGCGATGGCGATCCATTCGCTGCAGGAATACCTCACGAAAGCCGATTCGTGGCAGGTCTCGGAGGCGCACGAACTCGCGGACACCGGCGCCTTCGACGTCATCTACGGAGCCGGCTGCCACTGCGCGCAACCAATCGAGAAATATAACAATACGTGGATCATCTACGGGCTGGGCAACGCCGTGACCGTCACGACCACCATCCCCGGCCACGAGGTCAACAACCAGGGCGTGAGCGCTCGCATCCAGTTCGCCGGCAAGCGCGGCAAGCCCGGTTCGTGGCGGGTCAACCGCATCGACTGGGTGCCCACCGCCAACGAAAGGCAGGGCGAGTACCGATGGTGTCCAATCGCCAGTGACCACCCCAACGGCGTCTGTTGGAACCCGACCACCGATGCGCAGCAGGAGCAACGCATCCACGACATCATCTACTCGATGGGCGCCGACAACAATGTCGTGCGCGAATGGCGACTGACCGACGAACGTAAGTAA
- a CDS encoding NAD(P)H-dependent oxidoreductase yields the protein MSKFLAFTANPDPESLTQYIGKAFLEGAASKGAGTEFVDLHAIGFDPTYRMADRKQYLAEGPMPDDVAALQKKILDADVIALVCPIYWCSMPAMMKGFTERVLCRHFGYNPDHSKSAIADKKFRFIMLTGSSEQWYHESGIHDAIYNQVIYYMFHHYCGVKDAELVYVDNLEMADPSPEAHAAAAKHIERIKELGASMA from the coding sequence ATGAGCAAATTCTTAGCATTTACGGCGAATCCGGATCCGGAATCGCTGACGCAATATATCGGCAAGGCGTTCCTCGAGGGCGCCGCGAGCAAGGGGGCGGGCACCGAGTTCGTCGACTTGCACGCCATTGGGTTCGACCCGACTTATCGCATGGCCGACCGCAAGCAGTACCTCGCCGAAGGGCCGATGCCCGACGACGTGGCCGCGTTGCAGAAGAAGATTCTCGACGCTGACGTCATCGCGCTGGTCTGCCCGATCTATTGGTGCTCGATGCCCGCGATGATGAAGGGCTTCACCGAGCGCGTGCTGTGCCGCCACTTCGGCTACAACCCCGACCATAGCAAGTCCGCGATCGCCGACAAGAAGTTCCGCTTCATCATGCTCACCGGCAGCTCGGAGCAGTGGTACCACGAGTCCGGCATCCACGATGCCATCTACAACCAGGTCATCTACTACATGTTCCATCATTATTGCGGCGTGAAGGATGCCGAGCTGGTCTACGTCGACAACCTTGAGATGGCGGATCCGTCGCCGGAAGCCCACGCGGCCGCGGCCAAGCACATCGAGCGCATCAAGGAGCTTGGCGCGTCGATGGCGTAA
- the xylA gene encoding xylose isomerase: MGLWDVDKIQYVGHDKGVKEELGFHYYDADRVVAGKPMKDWLRFAVAWWHTFDQQLVDPFGDGTAHRPYYKYTDPMDQSLAKVDYAFELFQKLGVHYFCFHDRDLAPEGDTLRETNANLDKVVDKIEENMKSTGVKLLWNTSSLFTNPRFVDGASTSPFADIFAYSGAQLKHSLEIGKRLGGENYVFWGGREGYENLWNTDMAREKDHMAEFFHMCVDYAKEIGMNAQFLIEPKAKEPCSLQYDFDASTAISFLQKYDLMGTFKLNLEGNHANLATHTYQHEIRVARDAGELGSLDANQGDKLIGWDMDEFPTDLYETTAVMWEVLAEGQIGPHGGLNFDAKPRRSSFEAEDLFRTHIAGMDSFAAGLLVAAKMHEDKYIEDLVAKRYSSYDSGIGKTVEDGTATLATLEDYAIDIPQKDLIASTHSDHLESVKATINNYMIEALSE, from the coding sequence ATGGGGCTGTGGGACGTTGACAAGATTCAATATGTCGGGCATGACAAGGGAGTCAAGGAAGAGCTTGGTTTCCATTATTATGACGCCGACCGTGTGGTCGCGGGCAAGCCGATGAAGGACTGGCTGCGCTTCGCCGTGGCTTGGTGGCACACCTTCGACCAGCAACTCGTCGATCCGTTCGGTGACGGCACCGCGCATCGTCCGTATTATAAGTACACTGATCCGATGGACCAGTCGTTGGCCAAGGTTGATTACGCCTTCGAGCTGTTCCAGAAGCTCGGCGTCCATTACTTCTGCTTCCATGATCGCGACCTGGCGCCGGAAGGCGACACTCTGCGCGAGACCAACGCCAACCTCGACAAGGTGGTTGACAAGATCGAGGAGAACATGAAGTCCACGGGCGTCAAGCTCCTGTGGAACACCTCGTCGCTCTTCACCAACCCGCGCTTCGTCGACGGCGCCTCGACTTCGCCGTTCGCCGACATCTTCGCCTATTCGGGCGCGCAGTTGAAGCACAGCCTGGAGATCGGCAAGCGCCTGGGCGGCGAGAACTACGTCTTCTGGGGCGGCCGCGAAGGCTACGAGAACCTCTGGAACACCGACATGGCCCGTGAGAAGGACCACATGGCCGAGTTCTTCCACATGTGCGTGGACTATGCCAAGGAAATCGGCATGAACGCGCAGTTCCTGATCGAGCCGAAGGCCAAGGAACCCTGCAGCCTGCAGTATGACTTCGACGCCTCCACCGCCATCTCGTTCCTGCAGAAGTACGACCTGATGGGCACCTTCAAGCTCAACCTCGAAGGCAACCACGCCAACCTCGCCACCCACACCTACCAGCATGAGATTCGCGTCGCGCGCGACGCCGGCGAGCTCGGCTCGCTCGACGCCAACCAGGGCGACAAGCTCATCGGCTGGGACATGGACGAGTTCCCGACCGACCTCTACGAGACCACCGCGGTGATGTGGGAGGTCCTCGCCGAAGGCCAGATCGGCCCTCACGGCGGCCTGAACTTCGACGCCAAGCCGCGCCGCAGCTCCTTCGAGGCCGAAGACCTCTTCCGCACCCACATCGCGGGCATGGATTCCTTCGCCGCAGGCCTGTTGGTCGCCGCCAAGATGCACGAGGACAAGTACATCGAGGATCTCGTCGCCAAGCGCTACAGCTCCTACGACTCCGGCATCGGCAAGACCGTCGAGGACGGCACCGCCACGCTGGCAACGCTCGAGGACTATGCGATCGACATCCCGCAGAAGGATCTGATTGCATCCACGCACTCTGATCATCTCGAGAGCGTCAAGGCCACGATCAACAACTACATGATCGAGGCCCTGAGCGAGTAA
- a CDS encoding sugar-binding protein translates to MKKLVKGIALAAAAAMIVPLAACGGARGGDSANGGKSSGPVTIGISMPEQQLERWQIDGTNLKKQLESYGYKVTLQYADGKTDLQSSQIQNMANQGAKYIVIASIDGTATGAAAEQAASNGAKIIAYDRLIMNTDAVDYYTTFSLTEVGKLQGEYIEKKLGLKEGKKGPFNVELMSGSPTDNNAKYYYEGAWSVLGPYFKSGVLQSKSGKVPKSTADYQSIGIDNWDRQKGQAEMENRINSFYNNGTKLDAVLAPNDAIALGTVNAVESAGWNYYPVITGQDAEKANVRAIFQGKQSMTVYKDTRKLAKTTAELIKDLVDGKKPKAKDTFDNGKKKVPSTLLTPISVDKENAKQELVDSGYITAKDAGI, encoded by the coding sequence ATGAAGAAACTGGTAAAGGGCATTGCCCTGGCGGCTGCGGCCGCCATGATTGTTCCTCTTGCGGCTTGCGGAGGTGCAAGAGGGGGAGACAGCGCGAATGGCGGTAAAAGCTCCGGTCCGGTGACCATTGGTATCTCCATGCCGGAACAGCAGCTGGAACGCTGGCAGATTGATGGCACGAATCTGAAGAAGCAGCTGGAAAGCTACGGCTACAAAGTGACGTTGCAGTATGCTGACGGCAAGACCGATTTGCAGTCCTCTCAGATTCAGAACATGGCCAATCAAGGTGCCAAATACATCGTCATCGCGTCCATCGATGGTACGGCGACCGGTGCCGCGGCCGAACAAGCCGCATCCAACGGTGCCAAGATCATCGCCTATGACCGCCTGATCATGAATACCGACGCCGTCGATTACTACACCACGTTCTCGCTGACGGAGGTCGGCAAGCTGCAGGGCGAGTACATCGAGAAGAAGCTCGGTCTCAAGGAAGGCAAGAAGGGCCCGTTCAACGTCGAGCTCATGTCCGGTTCCCCGACCGACAACAACGCGAAGTATTACTATGAGGGCGCATGGTCTGTGCTCGGGCCCTATTTCAAGTCCGGTGTGCTTCAGTCCAAGTCGGGCAAGGTCCCGAAGTCAACCGCCGATTATCAGTCCATCGGCATTGACAACTGGGATCGTCAAAAGGGCCAGGCCGAGATGGAGAACCGCATCAACTCCTTCTATAACAATGGAACGAAGCTGGATGCCGTCCTGGCTCCGAACGACGCCATCGCGCTGGGAACCGTGAACGCGGTCGAAAGCGCCGGCTGGAACTACTATCCGGTCATCACTGGTCAGGACGCCGAAAAGGCCAACGTGCGAGCCATCTTCCAAGGCAAGCAGTCCATGACGGTCTACAAGGACACCCGCAAGCTCGCGAAGACCACCGCAGAACTCATCAAGGACCTGGTCGACGGCAAGAAGCCGAAGGCCAAGGACACCTTCGATAACGGCAAGAAGAAGGTTCCTTCCACGCTGCTGACTCCTATTTCGGTTGACAAGGAGAACGCGAAGCAGGAATTGGTGGATTCCGGTTATATCACCGCCAAGGATGCAGGAATCTGA
- a CDS encoding NAD(P)H-dependent oxidoreductase — translation MTKIAVFVGSLRKESFNKSLAKNIERLSPEGVEFDYIDMDLPLYNQDLDVDMPAKVVEMKQQVEAADGVLFVTPEYNRSFSGVIKNAIDWASRPWGQSSFAGKPAAIVGASMGALGATQAQQALRNVALFLDMKLMGQPEVYFNAASGLDERGLVVEGSEDFLRGFAEAFAKHVEANK, via the coding sequence ATGACCAAGATCGCCGTTTTCGTCGGATCGCTGCGCAAGGAGTCCTTCAACAAGAGCCTCGCCAAGAACATCGAGCGCCTCTCTCCAGAGGGCGTCGAATTCGACTACATCGACATGGACCTGCCGCTTTACAACCAGGACCTTGACGTCGACATGCCCGCCAAGGTGGTCGAGATGAAGCAGCAGGTCGAGGCCGCCGACGGCGTGCTCTTCGTCACCCCCGAATACAACCGCAGCTTCTCCGGCGTCATCAAGAACGCCATCGACTGGGCCTCGCGTCCGTGGGGGCAGAGCTCGTTCGCCGGCAAGCCCGCCGCCATCGTCGGCGCCTCCATGGGTGCGCTCGGCGCCACCCAGGCCCAGCAGGCCCTGCGCAACGTGGCCCTCTTCCTCGACATGAAGCTCATGGGCCAGCCCGAGGTCTACTTCAACGCCGCATCTGGTCTGGATGAGCGCGGCTTGGTCGTTGAGGGCTCCGAGGATTTCCTGCGCGGTTTCGCCGAGGCCTTCGCCAAGCATGTTGAGGCCAACAAGTAA
- a CDS encoding CE1759 family FMN reductase — MDLEETTDIVALAAKAETEVKQYRLTVVNAGISEPSSTRRLANEVAKKAEAYLEAQGKQVVVEMISLRDLAGEIAKASVTAESGNRLSSAISAVRAADGLIAATPIYKASYSGLFKEFWDLVPRDAITNMPMILAATGGSNRHALVPDVVMRGLFAFFRAVPTATSLMATKEDFDTPELENRERRAASELGALMLSGVRHQPVDEEIDHVNW, encoded by the coding sequence GTGGATCTTGAAGAGACAACGGATATCGTAGCGCTGGCCGCCAAGGCGGAAACCGAAGTGAAGCAGTACCGCCTAACGGTGGTCAACGCCGGCATCTCGGAGCCATCCAGCACACGCAGGCTGGCCAACGAGGTCGCCAAGAAGGCTGAGGCCTACCTTGAGGCGCAAGGCAAGCAGGTCGTGGTCGAGATGATCAGCCTGCGCGACCTGGCCGGCGAGATCGCCAAGGCCTCCGTCACCGCCGAATCCGGCAACCGTTTGTCCTCGGCCATCTCCGCGGTCCGCGCCGCCGATGGCCTCATAGCGGCGACTCCCATCTACAAGGCCTCCTATTCCGGCCTGTTCAAGGAGTTCTGGGATTTGGTCCCGCGCGACGCGATCACCAACATGCCGATGATCCTGGCGGCGACCGGCGGCTCCAACCGCCATGCGCTGGTGCCTGACGTCGTCATGCGCGGCCTGTTCGCGTTCTTCCGCGCCGTTCCGACGGCGACCAGCCTGATGGCCACCAAGGAGGATTTCGACACACCGGAGCTCGAGAACCGCGAGCGTCGCGCCGCCAGCGAGCTTGGCGCGCTGATGCTTTCCGGCGTGCGCCACCAGCCCGTCGACGAGGAGATCGACCACGTGAACTGGTAA
- a CDS encoding sugar ABC transporter ATP-binding protein, with amino-acid sequence MKHITKRFGPVTALDDVNISVKRGEIFSVCGENGAGKSTLMNVLSGVYPYGSYEGDIIYDGQTCEFKSIRDSEKLGIVIIHQELALVPYMTIAQNIFLGNPIKKGIFVDDQQQRKIAREVMETVGLDEDPDTLIANIGVGKQQLVEIAKALTKNVKLLILDEPTAALNDEESAKLLVLIDNLRRERGITAIIISHKLNEIAASADTVQVIRDGQTISHYAIDKEHPLDQDALIRDMVGRSLTNRYPEHTPKIGKEIFRVEHWTVHHPLDEDRLIANDVSFNVRAGEIVGMAGLVGAGRTETAMSIFGRQYGVGATGKIFVENKEVKFPNVSAAIDHGVAYATEDRKVYGLNLLSTIKENTSMANFKALSKHGVINRDREVEVAEKYRREFHTKAPSIDMPAGNLSGGNQQKVVLAKWVSADPKVLILDEPTRGIDVGAKYEIYEIIDELADSGSAVIVISSELPELLGICDRIYTMSQGVITACRNAADTNQEELMHYMTDSKRMDFDKAFA; translated from the coding sequence ATGAAGCACATCACCAAGCGTTTCGGCCCGGTCACGGCGTTGGATGATGTCAACATCAGCGTCAAACGAGGCGAGATATTCTCGGTTTGCGGTGAGAACGGAGCCGGGAAATCCACATTGATGAATGTGCTGTCGGGCGTATACCCGTACGGATCATATGAAGGCGACATCATCTACGACGGACAAACCTGCGAGTTCAAAAGCATCAGGGACTCGGAGAAGCTTGGCATCGTGATTATCCATCAGGAACTGGCTTTGGTTCCCTACATGACGATCGCCCAGAATATATTCCTAGGCAACCCTATCAAGAAGGGGATTTTTGTCGACGACCAGCAGCAGCGCAAAATCGCCAGAGAGGTGATGGAGACGGTCGGGTTGGACGAAGACCCGGACACGCTGATCGCGAATATCGGTGTCGGCAAACAACAGCTGGTCGAGATAGCCAAGGCTTTGACGAAGAATGTCAAGCTGCTGATTCTCGATGAGCCCACAGCGGCGTTGAATGACGAGGAATCGGCGAAGTTGCTGGTTCTTATCGACAATTTGCGTCGTGAACGTGGCATCACCGCCATCATCATCTCGCATAAGCTCAACGAGATCGCGGCTTCCGCGGATACCGTCCAGGTCATCCGCGATGGACAGACGATATCCCATTACGCTATCGACAAGGAGCATCCGCTCGATCAGGATGCGTTGATACGAGACATGGTCGGCCGCTCGCTGACGAACCGCTATCCCGAGCACACCCCGAAAATCGGCAAGGAGATTTTCAGGGTGGAGCATTGGACGGTCCACCATCCTCTCGATGAGGATCGCCTCATCGCCAACGATGTGAGCTTCAATGTCCGTGCCGGGGAGATCGTGGGCATGGCCGGATTGGTGGGCGCGGGCAGAACCGAGACCGCCATGAGCATCTTCGGCCGCCAGTATGGCGTCGGGGCCACTGGCAAGATTTTCGTGGAAAACAAGGAAGTCAAGTTCCCCAATGTCAGTGCCGCCATCGATCACGGTGTCGCCTACGCCACTGAGGACAGAAAAGTCTACGGGCTCAACCTGCTTTCCACCATCAAGGAGAACACCTCGATGGCGAATTTCAAGGCCTTGAGCAAGCATGGCGTCATCAATCGCGACCGTGAGGTCGAAGTGGCGGAGAAATACCGTCGTGAATTCCATACGAAGGCTCCCTCCATCGACATGCCGGCAGGTAATCTTTCCGGCGGCAACCAGCAGAAGGTCGTGCTCGCCAAGTGGGTTTCGGCCGATCCCAAGGTCCTGATTCTCGATGAGCCGACCCGTGGCATCGACGTGGGCGCCAAATACGAGATCTACGAGATCATCGACGAACTGGCGGACAGCGGAAGCGCCGTAATCGTCATTTCCTCCGAATTGCCGGAGCTTCTGGGCATCTGTGACCGTATTTACACGATGAGCCAGGGCGTCATCACGGCTTGCCGTAATGCGGCTGACACCAACCAGGAAGAGCTCATGCATTACATGACCGACTCCAAGCGCATGGACTTCGACAAGGCTTTCGCCTGA
- the mmsB gene encoding multiple monosaccharide ABC transporter permease yields MASAEVKGAPQSAETKTVKTASIKDLLFGNIRSYGIYLALVLVIIIFQILTGGRLLYPNNVVALFQQNAYVLITAIGMLMIIIATHIDLSVGSVVAFIGGVGAFAMKNWNMNWLVAILFMIVIGLLIGVWQGFWVAYVGVPAFVTTLGGMLIFRGLATVVAGESIPLQSTEFRAIAKDYLPNILGFWGGFDGLTIVVGLVAIVLVLWSQINKRNKALKNGGTIEPMSWVVLKCAVEVLVIGYVTYLFASSGNATSGGIPIVLVIIGVLVAVYWFVLNRMVFGRDIYAVGGNRKAATLSGINTKMVDFKIFLNMGFLTAVAAIITLSRLASATAQTGMEFEMDAIAACFIGGAAVAGGVGTIPGAMVGALIMGVLNQGLSIMGADAAIVKTIKGLVVIAAVAYDLVSKKKKA; encoded by the coding sequence ATGGCTTCAGCAGAAGTGAAAGGCGCTCCGCAAAGCGCCGAGACGAAGACGGTGAAAACCGCTTCGATTAAGGATTTGCTGTTCGGCAACATCCGCTCGTATGGCATCTACCTGGCGTTGGTTTTGGTGATCATCATCTTCCAGATTCTCACCGGTGGAAGGCTGCTCTATCCGAACAACGTCGTGGCGCTGTTTCAGCAGAACGCCTATGTGTTGATCACCGCGATCGGCATGCTCATGATCATCATCGCCACCCACATCGACCTCTCCGTCGGCTCGGTGGTGGCCTTCATCGGCGGTGTCGGCGCGTTCGCCATGAAGAACTGGAACATGAATTGGTTGGTCGCCATCCTCTTCATGATCGTCATCGGCCTGTTGATCGGCGTTTGGCAAGGTTTCTGGGTCGCCTACGTCGGCGTCCCCGCCTTCGTGACCACGCTGGGCGGCATGCTCATCTTCCGTGGTCTTGCGACCGTCGTCGCAGGTGAGTCCATTCCCCTGCAATCCACCGAGTTCCGCGCCATAGCGAAGGACTACCTGCCGAACATCCTGGGGTTCTGGGGAGGCTTCGATGGCCTGACCATCGTCGTCGGCCTCGTTGCCATCGTGCTCGTCCTTTGGTCTCAGATCAACAAGCGCAACAAGGCGCTGAAAAATGGCGGCACCATCGAACCGATGTCTTGGGTCGTCCTCAAGTGCGCCGTCGAGGTGCTCGTCATCGGCTACGTGACCTATCTGTTCGCCAGCTCCGGCAACGCGACCTCCGGTGGCATCCCCATCGTGCTGGTCATCATCGGCGTTTTGGTGGCGGTGTATTGGTTCGTGCTCAACCGCATGGTCTTCGGCCGTGACATCTACGCTGTGGGCGGCAACCGCAAGGCGGCGACGCTTTCCGGAATCAATACCAAGATGGTCGATTTTAAGATTTTCCTGAATATGGGCTTCTTGACGGCCGTCGCGGCCATCATCACGCTTTCTCGTCTGGCTTCCGCAACGGCTCAGACCGGTATGGAGTTCGAGATGGATGCCATCGCGGCCTGCTTCATCGGCGGCGCGGCTGTTGCCGGTGGCGTCGGCACGATTCCCGGTGCCATGGTTGGTGCTCTTATCATGGGTGTCTTGAACCAGGGCCTTTCGATTATGGGCGCTGATGCGGCAATCGTCAAGACCATCAAGGGCCTTGTCGTCATCGCGGCGGTCGCCTACGATCTGGTCAGCAAAAAGAAGAAGGCCTGA
- a CDS encoding NAD-dependent succinate-semialdehyde dehydrogenase, which translates to MVYQTVNPYTNELVKEYPFATDAELKSAIDLADKTYHETQSQPIAERAKILHNVAAKFREHADELAKICTVDMGKLIGESAGEVELCAIIADWFADHSEELLKPDKLDSIVAGDAQVLHQSVGVVVMVEPWNFPYYQIMRVFAPNYMLGNTMILKHAANTPTSAKRFCEIVEEAGAPKGALTNLFLTYDQVTEAIEDPRVQGVALTGSERGGVAVAGAAGKALKKSTMELGGMDPFIVLGDADMKSVNDVAWRVRLYNAGQVCTSAKRFIVMDNVYDEFLDGLIDAFSRVTPGDPMDPSTTIAPMNSKRAKEKLQGTYDATVAAGAKVAYRFPEIDSDGQFFRPTILTDITPDNPGYKTEMFGPVAAVYKVHSEEEAVALANDNPYGLGGMLFCGDKNHGAEVAAKVYTGMMFVNTPLASLPDIPFGGVKLSGYGREMSRLGQMAFTNDKLLVTADHFDKSNAPGALYAAQEL; encoded by the coding sequence ATGGTTTATCAAACCGTCAACCCTTATACCAACGAATTGGTAAAGGAATATCCGTTCGCCACCGACGCGGAGCTCAAGAGCGCCATCGACCTGGCGGACAAGACCTATCACGAGACGCAAAGCCAGCCTATTGCCGAACGTGCCAAGATCCTGCACAACGTCGCCGCGAAGTTCCGCGAGCATGCCGATGAGCTTGCCAAGATCTGCACGGTCGACATGGGCAAGCTGATTGGCGAGTCCGCGGGCGAGGTGGAGCTGTGCGCGATCATCGCCGACTGGTTCGCCGACCACAGCGAGGAACTGCTGAAGCCCGACAAGCTCGACAGCATCGTCGCCGGTGACGCCCAGGTGCTGCACCAGTCCGTCGGCGTGGTCGTCATGGTCGAGCCGTGGAACTTCCCGTACTACCAGATCATGCGCGTCTTCGCGCCGAACTACATGCTCGGCAACACCATGATCCTGAAGCACGCGGCCAACACCCCGACCTCGGCCAAGCGTTTCTGCGAGATCGTCGAGGAGGCCGGAGCCCCCAAGGGCGCGCTCACGAACCTCTTCCTGACCTACGATCAGGTCACCGAGGCCATCGAGGATCCGCGCGTGCAGGGCGTGGCCCTGACCGGCTCCGAGCGTGGCGGCGTCGCCGTCGCGGGTGCCGCGGGCAAGGCCCTGAAGAAGAGCACGATGGAGCTTGGCGGCATGGATCCGTTCATCGTCCTGGGCGACGCGGACATGAAGTCCGTCAACGACGTCGCCTGGCGCGTCCGCCTCTACAACGCCGGCCAGGTCTGCACCTCGGCCAAGCGCTTCATCGTCATGGACAACGTCTACGACGAATTCCTCGACGGCCTGATCGACGCCTTCTCGCGTGTCACCCCGGGCGACCCGATGGACCCCTCGACCACCATCGCCCCGATGAACTCGAAGCGCGCCAAGGAGAAGCTGCAGGGCACGTACGATGCCACGGTCGCCGCAGGCGCGAAGGTCGCCTACCGCTTCCCGGAGATCGACTCCGACGGCCAGTTCTTCCGTCCGACGATCCTGACCGACATCACCCCCGACAACCCCGGCTACAAGACCGAGATGTTCGGACCTGTGGCCGCGGTCTACAAGGTCCACAGCGAAGAGGAGGCCGTGGCGCTCGCCAACGACAACCCGTACGGCTTGGGTGGCATGCTCTTCTGCGGCGACAAGAACCACGGTGCCGAGGTGGCTGCGAAGGTCTACACCGGCATGATGTTCGTCAACACCCCGCTCGCCTCGCTGCCTGACATCCCGTTCGGCGGCGTGAAGCTCTCCGGCTACGGCCGCGAGATGTCGCGTCTGGGCCAGATGGCGTTCACCAACGACAAGCTCCTGGTCACCGCCGACCACTTCGACAAGTCCAACGCCCCCGGCGCCCTCTACGCCGCCCAGGAGCTGTGA